The following proteins are encoded in a genomic region of Rhizobium sp. CCGE531:
- the dusB gene encoding tRNA dihydrouridine synthase DusB, with amino-acid sequence MCPKDNHLLSSLLAAPFSIGSVPIRNRVILAPMSGVTDLPFRQLALRYGAGLVVTEMVASRELVQDTAESWARLKSAGLKPHMVQLAGREAHWMAEAAKIAADNGADIIDINMGCPAKKVIGGYSGSALMRDPDHALTLIEATVRAVNIPVTLKMRLGWDENSINAPDIARRAEEAGIRLVTIHGRTRMQFYEGRADWDAIRAVRDAVSIPLVANGDVETAEDAREILRRSGADAVMIGRGCQGRPWHAGVLAGHREPGREEIVEIALEHYRMMLEFYGEAVGIRHARKHLAWYLDRYAPTTTGADKAKIMTSKESGEVAASFHAALLAGADLAQYVQEAA; translated from the coding sequence ATGTGCCCGAAAGATAATCATTTGCTTTCTTCCCTGCTTGCAGCTCCATTTTCCATCGGTTCTGTGCCCATCCGAAATCGCGTGATTCTGGCGCCGATGTCGGGCGTGACCGATCTTCCTTTCCGGCAGCTCGCCTTGCGTTACGGCGCGGGCCTGGTCGTCACCGAAATGGTTGCCAGCCGTGAGCTCGTCCAGGATACGGCCGAATCCTGGGCGCGTCTGAAGAGCGCGGGATTGAAGCCGCATATGGTGCAGCTTGCCGGCCGCGAGGCGCATTGGATGGCCGAGGCGGCGAAGATTGCCGCAGATAACGGCGCCGATATCATCGATATCAATATGGGGTGCCCGGCCAAGAAGGTGATCGGCGGCTATTCCGGCTCGGCGCTGATGCGCGATCCCGACCACGCGTTGACTTTAATCGAGGCGACGGTCCGCGCGGTGAACATCCCCGTGACCTTGAAGATGCGGCTTGGCTGGGATGAAAATTCCATCAACGCGCCTGATATCGCGCGCCGTGCCGAGGAGGCGGGTATCCGGCTCGTCACCATTCATGGTCGCACGCGCATGCAGTTCTATGAAGGCAGGGCGGATTGGGATGCGATCCGTGCCGTTCGCGATGCCGTCTCCATCCCGCTTGTCGCCAATGGCGATGTCGAGACGGCGGAAGACGCGCGGGAAATCCTGCGGCGCTCGGGGGCCGATGCCGTCATGATCGGCCGTGGCTGCCAGGGCCGTCCGTGGCATGCGGGCGTTCTGGCCGGTCATCGCGAGCCGGGCCGCGAGGAGATCGTCGAGATCGCGCTCGAACATTATCGCATGATGCTGGAGTTCTATGGAGAAGCCGTCGGCATTCGCCATGCCCGCAAGCATCTGGCTTGGTATCTCGATCGCTATGCGCCGACGACGACAGGTGCCGACAAGGCGAAAATCATGACGTCGAAGGAGAGCGGCGAGGTGGCTGCATCCTTCCATGCCGCGCTGTTGGCAGGCGCCGATCTCGCCCAATACGTCCAGGAGGCTGCATGA
- a CDS encoding nitrogen regulation protein NR(II), whose product MTSKSSSEGVDNTANSMAMAVLNAIQNAVVMVDEAGLIAFANWEAEAFFGASASHLSRYKISTFIPFGSPLLALIDQVRERRGPVNEYRVDLSSPRLGQDKLVDIYVAPVSSDPGSVVVVFQERSMADKIDRQLTHRAAARSVTGLASMLAHEIKNPLSGIRGAAQLLEQSVEDDDRALTRLICDETDRIVSLVDRMEVFSDERPVDRVPVNIHSVLDHVKAVAKAGFARNIKLSENYDPSLPAVFANRDQLVQVFLNLVKNAAEAVGDRQDGEIMLTTAYRPGIRLSVAGTREKISLPLEFCVIDNGPGVPSDLVPHLFDPFITTKTNGTGLGLALVAKIIGDHGGIVECDSQNHRTTFRVLMPASKGITSEDAPLPNSTGTTR is encoded by the coding sequence ATGACTTCGAAATCCAGCTCCGAAGGCGTGGATAACACGGCCAATTCCATGGCCATGGCCGTTCTCAACGCAATCCAGAACGCCGTCGTGATGGTCGACGAAGCGGGTTTGATTGCATTCGCCAACTGGGAGGCTGAGGCCTTCTTTGGCGCCAGCGCCTCGCATCTGTCGCGCTACAAGATTTCGACCTTCATCCCGTTCGGCAGCCCCTTGCTGGCGCTGATCGATCAGGTGCGCGAGCGCCGTGGGCCGGTCAACGAATATCGCGTCGACCTGAGCTCGCCGCGCCTGGGGCAAGACAAACTGGTGGATATCTATGTCGCGCCGGTTTCCAGCGATCCAGGCTCCGTGGTGGTTGTGTTCCAGGAACGCTCCATGGCGGACAAGATCGACCGGCAGTTGACGCACCGCGCCGCCGCCCGCTCGGTCACCGGTCTTGCTTCCATGCTGGCGCATGAAATCAAGAATCCCTTGTCGGGCATTCGCGGCGCGGCGCAGCTGCTCGAGCAGTCCGTCGAGGACGACGACCGCGCCCTGACGCGCCTCATCTGCGACGAGACTGATCGTATCGTCTCGCTGGTCGATCGCATGGAGGTTTTCTCCGACGAGCGGCCGGTCGATCGCGTCCCCGTCAACATCCATTCCGTGCTCGATCATGTGAAGGCAGTCGCCAAGGCCGGCTTTGCCCGCAACATCAAGCTTTCCGAGAATTACGACCCGTCACTGCCGGCGGTCTTCGCAAACCGGGACCAGCTCGTGCAGGTCTTCCTCAATCTGGTGAAGAATGCCGCCGAGGCGGTCGGCGACCGGCAGGACGGCGAGATCATGCTGACGACGGCCTATCGCCCCGGCATCCGGCTTTCGGTCGCCGGCACGCGCGAGAAGATCTCCCTGCCGCTGGAATTCTGCGTCATCGACAATGGTCCCGGCGTGCCGTCCGATCTCGTGCCGCATCTCTTCGACCCGTTTATCACCACGAAGACGAATGGAACCGGCCTCGGCCTTGCGCTGGTCGCCAAGATCATCGGCGACCATGGTGGCATCGTCGAATGCGACAGCCAGAACCATCGCACCACTTTCCGCGTTTTGATGCCTGCCTCCAAGGGCATCACCTCAGAAGATGCCCCCCTTCCGAACTCTACAGGGACTACTCGATGA
- the ntrC gene encoding nitrogen regulation protein NR(I) translates to MTATILVADDDAAIRTVLNQALSRAGYDVRITSNAATLWRWVSAGEGDLVVTDVVMPDENAFDLLPRIKKARPDLPVLVMSAQNTFMTAIKASEKGAYDYLPKPFDLTELIAIVGRALSEPKRKPAKIEDDMQDGMPLVGRSAAMQEIYRVLARLMQTDLTLMITGESGTGKELVARALHDYGKRRNGPFVAINMAAIPRDLIESELFGHEKGAFTGAQTRSTGRFEQAEGGTLFLDEIGDMPMDAQTRLLRVLQQGEYTTVGGRTPIRTDVRIVAATNKDLKQAINQGLFREDLYYRLNVVPLRLPPLRDRAEDIPDLVRHFIQQAEKEGLGSKRFDQEALELMKAYPWPGNVRELENLIRRLMALYPQDVITKEIIDAELRADVPDSPIEKGPVRTGSMTIAQAVEENMRTYFAGFGENLPPPGLYDRVLTEMEYPLILAALTATRGNQIKAADLLGLNRNTLRKKIRELGVSVYRSSRTA, encoded by the coding sequence ATGACAGCCACGATCCTTGTCGCCGATGACGATGCGGCCATCCGCACCGTGCTCAACCAGGCTCTGAGCCGCGCGGGTTACGATGTGCGCATTACATCCAACGCCGCCACGCTCTGGCGTTGGGTCTCGGCCGGCGAAGGCGACCTCGTCGTAACTGACGTCGTCATGCCTGACGAAAACGCATTCGACCTGCTGCCGCGCATCAAGAAGGCGAGACCGGATCTGCCCGTGCTGGTCATGAGCGCGCAGAATACCTTCATGACGGCAATCAAGGCATCCGAGAAAGGCGCTTACGACTATCTGCCGAAGCCGTTCGACCTGACCGAGCTGATCGCGATCGTCGGCCGTGCCCTGTCCGAGCCGAAGCGCAAGCCGGCGAAGATCGAAGACGATATGCAGGATGGCATGCCGCTTGTCGGACGTTCGGCCGCGATGCAGGAAATCTACCGCGTGCTCGCGCGCCTGATGCAGACCGATCTGACGCTGATGATCACCGGCGAATCCGGCACCGGCAAGGAGCTGGTGGCGCGCGCCTTGCATGACTACGGCAAGCGCCGCAACGGTCCTTTCGTAGCGATCAACATGGCCGCGATCCCGCGCGACCTGATCGAATCCGAGCTGTTCGGCCATGAGAAGGGCGCTTTCACCGGCGCGCAGACCCGCTCGACCGGTCGTTTCGAGCAGGCCGAGGGCGGCACGCTGTTCCTCGACGAAATCGGCGACATGCCGATGGATGCGCAGACACGCCTCCTTCGCGTGCTGCAACAGGGCGAATACACGACGGTCGGCGGCCGCACGCCGATCCGCACCGACGTTCGCATCGTTGCTGCAACCAACAAGGATCTGAAGCAGGCGATCAATCAGGGCCTGTTCCGCGAGGATCTTTACTACCGCCTGAACGTCGTGCCGCTTCGCCTGCCGCCGTTGCGTGACCGTGCCGAGGATATTCCCGATCTGGTGCGTCATTTCATACAGCAGGCCGAAAAGGAGGGGCTCGGTTCCAAACGCTTCGATCAGGAAGCGCTTGAGCTGATGAAGGCCTACCCCTGGCCGGGCAACGTCCGTGAACTGGAAAACCTCATCCGCCGGCTGATGGCGCTTTATCCGCAGGATGTCATCACCAAGGAAATCATCGACGCGGAATTGCGGGCCGACGTTCCCGACAGCCCGATCGAAAAGGGCCCGGTCCGTACCGGGTCCATGACCATCGCCCAGGCGGTGGAGGAAAACATGCGGACTTACTTCGCCGGTTTCGGCGAAAATCTGCCTCCGCCCGGCCTTTATGACCGCGTGTTGACGGAAATGGAATATCCGTTGATTCTCGCGGCCCTGACCGCGACGCGCGGCAATCAGATCAAGGCAGCCGATCTTTTGGGCCTGAACCGCAATACGCTGCGCAAAAAGATCAGAGAACTGGGAGTTTCGGTTTACAGAAGCTCCCGAACGGCTTGA
- a CDS encoding PAS domain-containing sensor histidine kinase has translation MMQDAVSPAASDEAVVKVTDRRASFALPGLILAGGALLCAIATLLMLLGLTPIAPTSSVVFTSVVINGLFVLGLIALIAREVGRLVKARSRGRAAARLHIRIVVLFSIVAITPAILVAIVASLTLNVGLDRWFGVRTQQIISSSQNVAQAYLMENASYLQGQTVSMANDLERNRSLFNLDRTGFADLMTRQARGRGLLGAFLVRRDGTAIVQAEIKTERPLPAIPKDALDSSANGQPTLIPPGVTNLVGAVIKLDEIPGSFLYTVRAVDPRVMNAMRMVEDNTVEYKAMEAGRMSLQIAFAVLYIGFALIVLLAAIWTAIAIADRIVRPIRLLISAADNVASGNMNVLVPVRSADGDVGSLSRTFNKMISEIRTQRDEILEAKDEVDDRRRFIEAVLSGVTAAVIGVEHDRRITIVNTSAEDLLTLKSEELIGKNLSEISPEVDQVVTEATTRHRSDFRKQISLVRGGTVRTLSVQVTREESRDANESYVITLDDITDLVIAQRSTAWADVARRIAHEIKNPLTPIQLSAERIRRRFGKNIADADRPVFDQCTDTIIRQVGDIGRMVDEFSSFARMPKPTMEPSDLRDILRDAVFLREMGNSHVKFERELGDERLEGMFDARMLGQAFGNLIKNAVEAIEGVPSDQAREQPKVLVRSSLDSERDRFTVDVIDNGRGLPVENRHSILEPYMTMREKGTGLGLAIVKKIIEDHGGQIELHDAPADFDQGRGAMIRVHLPRREQAAVAQTASDKESVYGI, from the coding sequence ATGATGCAGGACGCGGTGTCGCCGGCGGCGAGCGACGAGGCGGTTGTCAAGGTGACGGACCGCCGTGCTTCCTTTGCCTTGCCGGGTCTGATCCTGGCCGGTGGGGCGCTTCTGTGCGCCATCGCGACCTTGCTGATGCTCCTCGGGCTGACGCCGATCGCGCCGACGTCCTCCGTCGTCTTCACTTCGGTCGTGATCAACGGCCTCTTCGTATTGGGTTTGATTGCGCTGATCGCCCGCGAGGTCGGCCGGTTGGTCAAGGCACGCAGCCGTGGTCGCGCCGCGGCGCGGCTCCATATCCGCATCGTCGTTCTTTTCTCGATAGTGGCGATCACGCCGGCAATCCTTGTCGCCATCGTTGCCAGCCTGACGCTCAATGTCGGCCTCGACCGCTGGTTCGGCGTGCGCACGCAGCAGATCATCAGTTCCTCGCAGAACGTCGCGCAAGCCTACCTGATGGAGAATGCGAGCTATCTGCAGGGGCAGACCGTATCGATGGCGAACGACCTGGAGCGCAATCGCTCGCTCTTCAATCTCGACCGCACCGGTTTTGCCGATCTGATGACCCGTCAGGCGCGCGGGCGCGGCTTGCTGGGCGCCTTCCTCGTGCGCCGCGACGGCACCGCCATCGTCCAGGCCGAGATCAAGACCGAGCGGCCGCTGCCGGCCATCCCGAAGGATGCGCTCGATTCCTCCGCCAACGGTCAGCCGACGCTCATTCCGCCGGGAGTGACCAACCTCGTCGGCGCGGTCATCAAGCTCGATGAAATCCCCGGCTCGTTCCTCTACACCGTGCGCGCTGTCGACCCGCGCGTCATGAACGCCATGCGGATGGTGGAGGATAACACCGTCGAATACAAGGCGATGGAAGCGGGGCGCATGTCGCTCCAGATCGCCTTCGCCGTTCTTTACATCGGCTTTGCACTCATCGTGCTGTTGGCCGCGATCTGGACCGCCATCGCGATCGCCGACCGTATCGTCAGGCCGATCCGTCTCCTCATCAGTGCGGCGGATAATGTCGCCTCGGGCAATATGAACGTGCTGGTGCCCGTGCGCTCGGCCGATGGCGACGTCGGCAGCCTGTCGCGTACCTTCAACAAGATGATCTCGGAAATCCGCACGCAACGCGATGAAATCCTGGAAGCGAAGGATGAGGTCGATGACCGCCGGCGCTTCATCGAGGCCGTTCTGTCGGGCGTGACGGCGGCAGTGATCGGCGTCGAGCACGACCGGCGCATCACCATCGTCAATACCTCGGCCGAGGATCTGCTGACGCTGAAGAGCGAAGAGCTCATCGGCAAGAACTTGTCGGAAATTTCCCCCGAGGTCGATCAGGTCGTCACCGAGGCGACGACGCGCCATCGCAGTGATTTCCGCAAGCAGATCAGCCTCGTTCGCGGCGGAACGGTGCGCACGCTCAGTGTCCAGGTGACGCGCGAGGAATCGCGCGACGCCAACGAATCCTACGTGATCACGCTCGACGACATCACCGATCTGGTCATCGCGCAGCGCTCGACCGCCTGGGCCGACGTCGCGCGCCGCATCGCGCATGAGATCAAGAACCCGCTGACGCCGATCCAGCTGTCGGCGGAACGCATCCGCCGCCGTTTCGGCAAGAACATCGCCGATGCCGACCGTCCGGTCTTTGACCAGTGCACGGATACGATCATCCGGCAGGTGGGCGATATCGGCCGCATGGTCGACGAGTTCTCCTCCTTTGCCCGTATGCCGAAGCCGACCATGGAGCCGAGCGATCTGCGCGATATCCTGCGCGATGCCGTATTCCTGCGCGAGATGGGCAACAGCCACGTCAAATTCGAGCGTGAGCTGGGCGACGAACGGCTGGAGGGCATGTTCGATGCCCGCATGCTCGGCCAAGCCTTCGGCAATCTCATCAAGAATGCCGTCGAGGCGATCGAAGGCGTGCCGAGCGATCAGGCGCGCGAACAGCCGAAGGTCCTGGTGCGTTCGTCCCTGGATTCGGAGCGGGATCGTTTCACCGTCGATGTCATCGACAATGGCCGCGGCCTGCCGGTGGAGAACCGGCACAGCATTCTCGAACCCTACATGACCATGCGCGAGAAGGGTACCGGCCTCGGTCTCGCCATCGTCAAGAAGATCATTGAAGACCATGGCGGGCAGATCGAACTCCACGATGCACCCGCCGATTTCGACCAGGGCAGGGGGGCCATGATCCGCGTGCATCTGCCGCGCCGTGAGCAGGCCGCCGTCGCCCAGACAGCAAGTGACAAGGAAAGCGTTTATGGCATCTGA
- a CDS encoding sigma-54 dependent transcriptional regulator, translating to MASDILVVDDEEDIREIVSGILSDEGHETRTAHDSDSALAAISDRAPRLIFLDIWMQGSKLDGLALLDEIKARHPELPIVMISGHGNIETAVSAIKRGAFDFIEKPFKADRLILIAERALENSKLKREVSELKRRTGDAVELIGTSVAVSQLRQTIDKVSPTNSRVMIFGPSGSGKELVARMVHKKSTRANGPFVALNAATITPERMEIALFGTEGSPGQARKIGALEEAHRGILYLDEVGEMPRETQNKILRVLVDQQFERVGGSKRVKVDVRIISSTAYNLESRIADGLFREDLYHRLAVVPVRVPALAERREDIPFLVDQLMRQISEQAGIRSRRIGDDAMAVLQAHDWPGNIRQLRNNIERLMILARSDGAETPITAEMLPTDLGDMLPKVSAKNDYHIMTLPLREAREMFERDYLIAQINRFGGNISRTAEFVGMERSALHRKLKSLGV from the coding sequence ATGGCATCTGACATTCTCGTAGTGGACGACGAGGAAGACATTCGCGAAATCGTTTCGGGGATTCTCTCGGATGAAGGGCACGAAACCCGCACGGCGCATGACAGCGACAGCGCGCTCGCCGCGATTTCAGATCGTGCGCCGCGGCTGATCTTCCTCGATATCTGGATGCAGGGCAGCAAGCTCGACGGTCTGGCGCTGCTGGACGAAATCAAGGCACGTCATCCGGAACTGCCCATCGTCATGATCTCCGGTCACGGCAATATCGAGACGGCCGTCTCCGCCATCAAGCGAGGCGCCTTCGACTTCATCGAAAAGCCGTTCAAGGCCGATCGCCTGATCTTGATTGCCGAGCGCGCTTTGGAGAATTCCAAGCTGAAGCGCGAAGTCTCCGAACTGAAGCGCCGCACCGGCGACGCCGTGGAGCTGATCGGCACGTCGGTTGCCGTTTCGCAGCTGCGCCAGACGATCGACAAGGTGTCGCCCACCAACAGCCGCGTCATGATCTTCGGTCCGTCCGGTTCCGGCAAGGAACTCGTTGCCCGGATGGTGCACAAGAAGTCGACCCGCGCCAACGGTCCCTTCGTGGCGCTGAACGCCGCGACCATCACGCCTGAGCGCATGGAAATCGCCCTCTTCGGCACAGAAGGGTCGCCGGGGCAGGCGCGCAAGATCGGCGCCCTGGAAGAGGCTCATCGCGGTATCCTCTATCTCGACGAAGTTGGCGAAATGCCGCGCGAGACGCAGAACAAGATCCTGCGCGTGCTCGTCGATCAGCAGTTCGAGCGCGTCGGCGGTTCCAAGCGCGTTAAGGTGGACGTTCGTATCATCTCGTCCACGGCCTATAACCTTGAGAGCCGCATCGCCGATGGCCTGTTCCGCGAGGATCTCTATCACCGTCTGGCCGTCGTGCCCGTCCGCGTGCCCGCCCTTGCCGAGCGTCGGGAGGATATTCCTTTCCTCGTCGATCAGCTCATGCGGCAGATTTCCGAGCAGGCCGGGATCCGTTCGCGCCGGATCGGCGACGACGCCATGGCCGTGCTGCAGGCGCATGACTGGCCGGGCAACATCCGCCAGCTGCGCAACAATATCGAGCGGCTGATGATCCTCGCGCGTTCCGATGGCGCGGAAACGCCGATCACGGCGGAAATGCTGCCGACCGACCTCGGCGACATGCTGCCGAAGGTGTCCGCCAAGAACGATTATCACATCATGACGCTGCCGCTGCGCGAAGCGCGTGAAATGTTCGAGCGCGATTATCTCATTGCCCAGATCAACCGCTTCGGCGGCAATATCTCGCGCACGGCGGAATTTGTCGGCATGGAGCGTTCGGCGCTGCACCGCAAGCTGAAGTCGCTGGGCGTCTGA
- a CDS encoding D-amino-acid transaminase, translated as MPRIAYVNGCYVKHSDAMVHIEDRGYQFADGVYEVCEVRHGVIVDLTRHLDRLNRSLSELRIAWPMTRSALIVVIRETLRRNHVRNGLFYLQVTRGVARRDHVFPPAGTPSSIVVTAKSTDQSVIARKNADGIKAITLRDNRWDRVDIKSVGLLPNAMARQQAKEAGAQEAIYIDHNGMVKEGAATNVWIVDHDGNLVTRPAEHGILRGITRTTLMDIAAKLDVTIIERFFSVEEMMKAREVFITAATSICFPVISIDGETIANGHPGSMSQKIREAFFDVAEKTAI; from the coding sequence ATGCCGAGAATAGCTTATGTCAACGGCTGCTACGTCAAGCACAGCGATGCCATGGTGCATATCGAGGATCGCGGCTACCAGTTCGCCGATGGCGTCTATGAAGTATGCGAGGTTCGCCATGGTGTGATCGTCGACCTGACGCGCCATCTCGATCGCCTCAACCGTTCGCTGAGCGAGCTGCGTATCGCCTGGCCGATGACGCGCTCGGCGCTGATCGTCGTGATTCGCGAGACGCTGCGCCGCAATCATGTCCGCAACGGCTTGTTCTATCTGCAGGTGACGCGCGGCGTTGCCCGGCGCGATCACGTCTTCCCGCCGGCCGGCACGCCATCCTCTATCGTCGTCACCGCCAAGAGCACCGATCAGTCCGTGATTGCCAGGAAGAATGCCGATGGCATCAAGGCGATCACCCTCCGCGACAATCGCTGGGACCGGGTCGATATCAAGTCTGTCGGCCTGCTTCCGAACGCGATGGCTCGACAGCAGGCCAAGGAGGCCGGCGCCCAGGAAGCGATCTATATCGACCACAACGGCATGGTGAAGGAAGGGGCCGCGACCAACGTCTGGATCGTCGATCATGACGGCAATCTCGTCACCCGCCCGGCCGAGCACGGCATCCTGCGCGGCATCACACGCACGACCCTGATGGACATTGCAGCGAAGTTGGACGTGACGATTATCGAGCGATTCTTCTCCGTCGAGGAGATGATGAAGGCCCGCGAAGTCTTCATCACCGCGGCGACAAGTATATGTTTTCCGGTCATTTCTATCGATGGTGAGACCATTGCAAACGGTCATCCGGGCAGCATGTCACAGAAAATTCGTGAAGCCTTTTTCGACGTTGCGGAAAAGACTGCGATTTGA